A single genomic interval of Macadamia integrifolia cultivar HAES 741 chromosome 6, SCU_Mint_v3, whole genome shotgun sequence harbors:
- the LOC122082009 gene encoding calcium-dependent mitochondrial ATP-magnesium/phosphate carrier protein 1 isoform X5, with protein MLSANDPVDSFFNSLHAVKGALSPLESGIRRAAKDLESCWAGPTNEAINLELFPKLNFAAENSKKSSSLKKKQCEDVLVDDRKKNLVIKFPIKTFLGTFFPSSGANDRRSELLKKGSKEKDSVGEKVSCTNCLQFAVTWSLLLSNFVQAIPSPFKIGKKRFQRQGAQDNYSSVSCKESTSLGDASKPKQRDYGQFSGSFQNKGTTCKEGDNLSLELLIGLIFDQITQNLQLFDQGNQRTYHKSSAQAETSSPSPKFDHLGVITGILKGKKADVDYFLGSLRFAKVGGMPPSLVGATSPVKVEGEDEVSTGNREETESSSPQKLANGLLNIPLSNVERLRSTLSTVSLTEMIELLPQLGKSSKEHPDKKKLFSVQDFFRYTESEGRRFFEELDRDGDGQVTLEDLEVAMRKRRLPRRYAREFMHRTRSHLFSKSFGWKQFLSLMEQKEPTILRAYTTLCLSKSGTLQRSEILTSLKNAGLPANEDNAVAMMRFLNADTKGSISYGHFRNFMLLLPSDRLEDDPRNIWFEAATVVAVAPPVEIPAGSVLKSALAGGLASALSTSLLHPVDTMKTLVQASTLSFPELVSKLPQIGVRGLYRGSIPAILGQFSSHGLRTGTFEATKLVLVHVAPTLPEIQAGIFDNVGEAILGTLHQDGVRGFFRGTGATLCREVPFYVAGMGLYAESKKAAQHLLKRDLEPWETIVVGALSGGLAAVVTTPFDVMKTRMMTAPQGLRVSTSMVAFSILRREGPLGLFKGAVPRFFWIAPLGAMNFAGYELAKKAMDKTEEGTVDQLPQKRLTSSG; from the exons ATGTTGTCTGCCAATGACCCAGTAGATTCTTTCTTtaattctcttcacgcggttaaGGGTGCTCTTTCACCACTTGAATCTGGAATTCGTCGCGCTGCGAAGGATCTAGAGTCTTGCTGGGCGGGTCCGACAAATGAAGCGATTAATCTCGAATTGTTCCCCAAACTGAATTTCGCTGCCGAGAACAGTAAGAAGAGCTCTTCTCTGAAGAAGAAACAGTGCGAGGACGTTCTTGTTgatgacagaaaaaaaaacttggtgATAAAATTTCCGATCAAGACGTTCTTGGGAACGTTTTTTCCCAGTTCCGGAGCCAATGACCGCAGGTCCGAGCTTCTGAAGAAAGGGTCCAAAGAGAAGGACTCAGTTGGAGAGAAGGTCTCTTGCACTAACTGTTTGCAGTTTGCAGTTACCTGGTCTTTGTTGCTTAGCAATTTTGTTCAGGCGATTCCAAGCCCATTTAAAATCGGAAAGAAGCGTTTTCAGAGACAGGGTGCTCAAGACAATTATTCTTCAGTTTCATGCAAAGAATCAACATCATTGGGGGATGCATCGAAACCGAAGCAGAGGGATTATGGTCAATTTTCTGGGTCATTTCAGAACAAGGGCACAACATGTAAGGAAGGGGACAATTTGTCGTTGGAACTCCTTATAGGTTTAATATTTGACCAGATCACCCAAAATCTTCAGTTATTCGACCAGGGTAACCAGCGAACATATCATAAGAGTTCTGCTCAAGCTGAAACTTCGTCGCCTTCGCCTAAATTTGATCATTTGGGGGTAATTACAGGTATACTTAAAGGCAAAAAGGCTGATGTCGATTACTTTCTTGGGAGCTTGAGGTTCGCAAAAGTCGGGGGCATGCCACCAAGTCTGGTAGGAGCAACTTCTCCTGTCAAAGTAGAGGGTGAAGATGAAGTCTCTACTGGTAATAGGGAAGAAACAGAAAGCAGTTCACCTCAGAAGCTTGCAAATGGGTTGCTTAATATTCCATTATCAAATGTTGAGCGATTGCGGTCCACACTCTCTACTGTTTCATTGACAGAAATGATTGAGCTTCTCCCCCAGTTAGGGAAGTCCTCTAAAGAACACCCTGACAAGAAAAAGTTGTTCTCTGTACAGGATTTCTTCAGGTATACTGAGTCTGAAG GAAGGCGGTTCTTTGAGGAGCTGGATAGAGATGGAGATGGCCAGGTAACGCTAGAAGATCTTGAAGTTGCCATGAGAAAGAGAAGATTACCTCGGAGATATGCTCGTGAATTTATGCACCGCACTAGAAGTCACTTATTTTCAAAGTCATTTGGGTGGAAACAGTTTTTGTCCTTGATGGAGCAGAAGGAACCTACCATTCTTCGGGCTTATACAACTCTATGTTTGAGCAAATCTGGAACACTGCAAAGGAGTGAAATCTTGACGTCCCTTAAAAATGCGGGACTTCCAGCCAATGAAGACAATGCGGTTGCCATGATGCGCTTTCTGAATGCTGACACCAAAGGATCTATATCCTATGGTCATTTCCGAAATTTCATGTTGCTTCTTCCTTCTGATCGACTTGAAGATGATCCCCG GAATATATGGTTTGAAGCTGCtactgttgttgctgttgcaCCGCCAGTGGAAATTCCTGCAGGAAGTGTTCTGAAATCTGCGTTGGCAGGGGGGCTTGCTTCTGCGCTGTCCACTTCTCTATTGCATCCCGTCGACACTATGAAG ACTCTAGTGCAAGCATCAACACTCTCTTTTCCAGAACTTGTGTCAAAGCTTCCTCAAATTGGAGTTCGGGGATTGTATCGTGGTTCTATCCCTGCTATTCTTGGTCAATTTTCAAG CCATGGATTGCGAACTGGAACCTTTGAAGCAACCAAGCTTGTATTAGTACATGTGGCCCCAACGCTTCCAGAAATTCAG GCTGGCATTTTTGACAATGTAGGTGAGGCAATTTTGGGGACTTTGCATCAAGATGGTGTTAGGGGTTTTTTTCGGGGGACTGGTGCCACACTTTGCCGTGAAGTTCCTTTCTATGTTGCTGGCATGGGGCTCTATGCTGAGTCCAAAAAG GCTGCTCAGCATCTTTTGAAGCGAGATCTGGAGCCTTGGGAGACAATTGTGGTTGGGGCTTTATCTGGAGGACTTGCTGCTGTTGTCACCACTCCATTTGATGTAATGAAGACAAGGATGATGACTGCTCCCCAGGGTCTGCGAGTGTCAACGTCAATGGTGGCCTTCTCCATCCTTCGTCGGGAAGGACCTCTTGGCCTTTTCAAGGGAGCGGTGCCTAGGTTCTTCTGGATTGCACCTTTGGGTGCAATGAATTTTGCAGGCTATGAGCTCGCAAAGAAGGCAATGGACAAGACCGAGGAGGGGACAGTTGATCAGCTTCCTCAAAAGAGGTTGACCTCGTCTGGCTGA
- the LOC122082009 gene encoding mitochondrial substrate carrier family protein C isoform X1, with protein sequence MLSANDPVDSFFNSLHAVKGALSPLESGIRRAAKDLESCWAGPTNEAINLELFPKLNFAAENSKKSSSLKKKQCEDVLVDDRKKNLVIKFPIKTFLGTFFPSSGANDRRSELLKKGSKEKDSVGEKVSCTNCLQFAVTWSLLLSNFVQAIPSPFKIGKKRFQRQGAQDNYSSVSCKESTSLGDASKPKQRDYGQFSGSFQNKGTTCKEGDNLSLELLIGLIFDQITQNLQLFDQGNQRTYHKSSAQAETSSPSPKFDHLGVITGILKGKKADVDYFLGSLRFAKVGGMPPSLVGATSPVKVEGEDEVSTGNREETESSSPQKLANGLLNIPLSNVERLRSTLSTVSLTEMIELLPQLGKSSKEHPDKKKLFSVQDFFRYTESEGRRFFEELDRDGDGQVTLEDLEVAMRKRRLPRRYAREFMHRTRSHLFSKSFGWKQFLSLMEQKEPTILRAYTTLCLSKSGTLQRSEILTSLKNAGLPANEDNAVAMMRFLNADTKGSISYGHFRNFMLLLPSDRLEDDPRNIWFEAATVVAVAPPVEIPAGSVLKSALAGGLASALSTSLLHPVDTMKTLVQASTLSFPELVSKLPQIGVRGLYRGSIPAILGQFSSHGLRTGTFEATKLVLVHVAPTLPEIQIQSVASFCSTILGTAVRIPCEVLKQRLQAGIFDNVGEAILGTLHQDGVRGFFRGTGATLCREVPFYVAGMGLYAESKKAAQHLLKRDLEPWETIVVGALSGGLAAVVTTPFDVMKTRMMTAPQGLRVSTSMVAFSILRREGPLGLFKGAVPRFFWIAPLGAMNFAGYELAKKAMDKTEEGTVDQLPQKRLTSSG encoded by the exons ATGTTGTCTGCCAATGACCCAGTAGATTCTTTCTTtaattctcttcacgcggttaaGGGTGCTCTTTCACCACTTGAATCTGGAATTCGTCGCGCTGCGAAGGATCTAGAGTCTTGCTGGGCGGGTCCGACAAATGAAGCGATTAATCTCGAATTGTTCCCCAAACTGAATTTCGCTGCCGAGAACAGTAAGAAGAGCTCTTCTCTGAAGAAGAAACAGTGCGAGGACGTTCTTGTTgatgacagaaaaaaaaacttggtgATAAAATTTCCGATCAAGACGTTCTTGGGAACGTTTTTTCCCAGTTCCGGAGCCAATGACCGCAGGTCCGAGCTTCTGAAGAAAGGGTCCAAAGAGAAGGACTCAGTTGGAGAGAAGGTCTCTTGCACTAACTGTTTGCAGTTTGCAGTTACCTGGTCTTTGTTGCTTAGCAATTTTGTTCAGGCGATTCCAAGCCCATTTAAAATCGGAAAGAAGCGTTTTCAGAGACAGGGTGCTCAAGACAATTATTCTTCAGTTTCATGCAAAGAATCAACATCATTGGGGGATGCATCGAAACCGAAGCAGAGGGATTATGGTCAATTTTCTGGGTCATTTCAGAACAAGGGCACAACATGTAAGGAAGGGGACAATTTGTCGTTGGAACTCCTTATAGGTTTAATATTTGACCAGATCACCCAAAATCTTCAGTTATTCGACCAGGGTAACCAGCGAACATATCATAAGAGTTCTGCTCAAGCTGAAACTTCGTCGCCTTCGCCTAAATTTGATCATTTGGGGGTAATTACAGGTATACTTAAAGGCAAAAAGGCTGATGTCGATTACTTTCTTGGGAGCTTGAGGTTCGCAAAAGTCGGGGGCATGCCACCAAGTCTGGTAGGAGCAACTTCTCCTGTCAAAGTAGAGGGTGAAGATGAAGTCTCTACTGGTAATAGGGAAGAAACAGAAAGCAGTTCACCTCAGAAGCTTGCAAATGGGTTGCTTAATATTCCATTATCAAATGTTGAGCGATTGCGGTCCACACTCTCTACTGTTTCATTGACAGAAATGATTGAGCTTCTCCCCCAGTTAGGGAAGTCCTCTAAAGAACACCCTGACAAGAAAAAGTTGTTCTCTGTACAGGATTTCTTCAGGTATACTGAGTCTGAAG GAAGGCGGTTCTTTGAGGAGCTGGATAGAGATGGAGATGGCCAGGTAACGCTAGAAGATCTTGAAGTTGCCATGAGAAAGAGAAGATTACCTCGGAGATATGCTCGTGAATTTATGCACCGCACTAGAAGTCACTTATTTTCAAAGTCATTTGGGTGGAAACAGTTTTTGTCCTTGATGGAGCAGAAGGAACCTACCATTCTTCGGGCTTATACAACTCTATGTTTGAGCAAATCTGGAACACTGCAAAGGAGTGAAATCTTGACGTCCCTTAAAAATGCGGGACTTCCAGCCAATGAAGACAATGCGGTTGCCATGATGCGCTTTCTGAATGCTGACACCAAAGGATCTATATCCTATGGTCATTTCCGAAATTTCATGTTGCTTCTTCCTTCTGATCGACTTGAAGATGATCCCCG GAATATATGGTTTGAAGCTGCtactgttgttgctgttgcaCCGCCAGTGGAAATTCCTGCAGGAAGTGTTCTGAAATCTGCGTTGGCAGGGGGGCTTGCTTCTGCGCTGTCCACTTCTCTATTGCATCCCGTCGACACTATGAAG ACTCTAGTGCAAGCATCAACACTCTCTTTTCCAGAACTTGTGTCAAAGCTTCCTCAAATTGGAGTTCGGGGATTGTATCGTGGTTCTATCCCTGCTATTCTTGGTCAATTTTCAAG CCATGGATTGCGAACTGGAACCTTTGAAGCAACCAAGCTTGTATTAGTACATGTGGCCCCAACGCTTCCAGAAATTCAG ATCCAATCTGTAGCATCCTTCTGCAGTACAATATTGGGAACAGCAGTTCGAATTCCTTGCGAGGTATTGAAACAAAGGTTGCAGGCTGGCATTTTTGACAATGTAGGTGAGGCAATTTTGGGGACTTTGCATCAAGATGGTGTTAGGGGTTTTTTTCGGGGGACTGGTGCCACACTTTGCCGTGAAGTTCCTTTCTATGTTGCTGGCATGGGGCTCTATGCTGAGTCCAAAAAG GCTGCTCAGCATCTTTTGAAGCGAGATCTGGAGCCTTGGGAGACAATTGTGGTTGGGGCTTTATCTGGAGGACTTGCTGCTGTTGTCACCACTCCATTTGATGTAATGAAGACAAGGATGATGACTGCTCCCCAGGGTCTGCGAGTGTCAACGTCAATGGTGGCCTTCTCCATCCTTCGTCGGGAAGGACCTCTTGGCCTTTTCAAGGGAGCGGTGCCTAGGTTCTTCTGGATTGCACCTTTGGGTGCAATGAATTTTGCAGGCTATGAGCTCGCAAAGAAGGCAATGGACAAGACCGAGGAGGGGACAGTTGATCAGCTTCCTCAAAAGAGGTTGACCTCGTCTGGCTGA
- the LOC122082009 gene encoding uncharacterized protein LOC122082009 isoform X6, translated as MLSANDPVDSFFNSLHAVKGALSPLESGIRRAAKDLESCWAGPTNEAINLELFPKLNFAAENSKKSSSLKKKQCEDVLVDDRKKNLVIKFPIKTFLGTFFPSSGANDRRSELLKKGSKEKDSVGEKVSCTNCLQFAVTWSLLLSNFVQAIPSPFKIGKKRFQRQGAQDNYSSVSCKESTSLGDASKPKQRDYGQFSGSFQNKGTTCKEGDNLSLELLIGLIFDQITQNLQLFDQGNQRTYHKSSAQAETSSPSPKFDHLGVITGILKGKKADVDYFLGSLRFAKVGGMPPSLVGATSPVKVEGEDEVSTGNREETESSSPQKLANGLLNIPLSNVERLRSTLSTVSLTEMIELLPQLGKSSKEHPDKKKLFSVQDFFRYTESEGRRFFEELDRDGDGQVTLEDLEVAMRKRRLPRRYAREFMHRTRSHLFSKSFGWKQFLSLMEQKEPTILRAYTTLCLSKSGTLQRSEILTSLKNAGLPANEDNAVAMMRFLNADTKGSISYGHFRNFMLLLPSDRLEDDPRNIWFEAATVVAVAPPVEIPAGSVLKSALAGGLASALSTSLLHPVDTMKTLVQASTLSFPELVSKLPQIGVRGLYRGSIPAILGQFSSHGLRTGTFEATKLVLVHVAPTLPEIQYNIGNSSSNSLRGIETKVAGWHF; from the exons ATGTTGTCTGCCAATGACCCAGTAGATTCTTTCTTtaattctcttcacgcggttaaGGGTGCTCTTTCACCACTTGAATCTGGAATTCGTCGCGCTGCGAAGGATCTAGAGTCTTGCTGGGCGGGTCCGACAAATGAAGCGATTAATCTCGAATTGTTCCCCAAACTGAATTTCGCTGCCGAGAACAGTAAGAAGAGCTCTTCTCTGAAGAAGAAACAGTGCGAGGACGTTCTTGTTgatgacagaaaaaaaaacttggtgATAAAATTTCCGATCAAGACGTTCTTGGGAACGTTTTTTCCCAGTTCCGGAGCCAATGACCGCAGGTCCGAGCTTCTGAAGAAAGGGTCCAAAGAGAAGGACTCAGTTGGAGAGAAGGTCTCTTGCACTAACTGTTTGCAGTTTGCAGTTACCTGGTCTTTGTTGCTTAGCAATTTTGTTCAGGCGATTCCAAGCCCATTTAAAATCGGAAAGAAGCGTTTTCAGAGACAGGGTGCTCAAGACAATTATTCTTCAGTTTCATGCAAAGAATCAACATCATTGGGGGATGCATCGAAACCGAAGCAGAGGGATTATGGTCAATTTTCTGGGTCATTTCAGAACAAGGGCACAACATGTAAGGAAGGGGACAATTTGTCGTTGGAACTCCTTATAGGTTTAATATTTGACCAGATCACCCAAAATCTTCAGTTATTCGACCAGGGTAACCAGCGAACATATCATAAGAGTTCTGCTCAAGCTGAAACTTCGTCGCCTTCGCCTAAATTTGATCATTTGGGGGTAATTACAGGTATACTTAAAGGCAAAAAGGCTGATGTCGATTACTTTCTTGGGAGCTTGAGGTTCGCAAAAGTCGGGGGCATGCCACCAAGTCTGGTAGGAGCAACTTCTCCTGTCAAAGTAGAGGGTGAAGATGAAGTCTCTACTGGTAATAGGGAAGAAACAGAAAGCAGTTCACCTCAGAAGCTTGCAAATGGGTTGCTTAATATTCCATTATCAAATGTTGAGCGATTGCGGTCCACACTCTCTACTGTTTCATTGACAGAAATGATTGAGCTTCTCCCCCAGTTAGGGAAGTCCTCTAAAGAACACCCTGACAAGAAAAAGTTGTTCTCTGTACAGGATTTCTTCAGGTATACTGAGTCTGAAG GAAGGCGGTTCTTTGAGGAGCTGGATAGAGATGGAGATGGCCAGGTAACGCTAGAAGATCTTGAAGTTGCCATGAGAAAGAGAAGATTACCTCGGAGATATGCTCGTGAATTTATGCACCGCACTAGAAGTCACTTATTTTCAAAGTCATTTGGGTGGAAACAGTTTTTGTCCTTGATGGAGCAGAAGGAACCTACCATTCTTCGGGCTTATACAACTCTATGTTTGAGCAAATCTGGAACACTGCAAAGGAGTGAAATCTTGACGTCCCTTAAAAATGCGGGACTTCCAGCCAATGAAGACAATGCGGTTGCCATGATGCGCTTTCTGAATGCTGACACCAAAGGATCTATATCCTATGGTCATTTCCGAAATTTCATGTTGCTTCTTCCTTCTGATCGACTTGAAGATGATCCCCG GAATATATGGTTTGAAGCTGCtactgttgttgctgttgcaCCGCCAGTGGAAATTCCTGCAGGAAGTGTTCTGAAATCTGCGTTGGCAGGGGGGCTTGCTTCTGCGCTGTCCACTTCTCTATTGCATCCCGTCGACACTATGAAG ACTCTAGTGCAAGCATCAACACTCTCTTTTCCAGAACTTGTGTCAAAGCTTCCTCAAATTGGAGTTCGGGGATTGTATCGTGGTTCTATCCCTGCTATTCTTGGTCAATTTTCAAG CCATGGATTGCGAACTGGAACCTTTGAAGCAACCAAGCTTGTATTAGTACATGTGGCCCCAACGCTTCCAGAAATTCAG TACAATATTGGGAACAGCAGTTCGAATTCCTTGCGAGGTATTGAAACAAAGGTTGCAGGCTGGCATTTTTGA